Genomic window (Streptomyces sp. NBC_01431):
GGCGCCGTACCCGCGTCGGGTGACCTGGTCGTGCTGAACAACGTCAACAAGCACTTCGGCGCGCTGCATGTGCTCCAGGACATCGATCTGACCATCGCCCGTGGCGAGGTCGTCGTCGTCATCGGGCCCTCCGGGTCCGGGAAGTCCACGCTGTGCCGCACCATCAACCGCCTGGAGACGATCGATTCCGGGGCGATCTCGATCGACGGCAGGCCGCTGCCCCAGGAGGGCAGGGAACTGGCGCGACTGCGGGCCGATGTCGGCATGGTCTTCCAGTCGTTCAACCTCTTCGCACACAAGACGGTGCTCGAGAACGTCATGCTGGGCCAGGTGAAGGTCCGCAAGACCGAGAAGCAGGCCGCCGAGCAGAAGGCCCGCGACCTGCTCGACCGGGTCGGCGTCGGCACCCAGGCCGACAAGTACCCGGCGCAGCTCTCAGGCGGCCAGCAGCAGCGCGTGGCGATCGCACGGGCGTTGGCGATGGACCCGAAGGTGATGCTCTTCGACGAGCCCACCTCGGCGCTCGACCCGGAGATGATCAACGAGGTCCTGGAAGTCATGCAGCAGCTGGCGCGCGACGGGATGACGATGATCGTCGTCACCCACGAGATGGGCTTCGCCCGCTCCGCCGCCAACCGCGTCGTGTTCATGGCCGACGGAAAGATCGTCGAAGAGGCCGCGCCGGACCAGTTCTTCAGCAACCCGCGCAGCGACCGGGCCAAGGACTTCCTGTCGAAGATCCTTCACCACTGACGACAGTCGGCCGTCGGCGACAATCGGCCGCTGACACCTGACGGATAGCAGATACCGGATGACAGGCGGCCCGCCGCCGATGTCAACTTGCCG
Coding sequences:
- a CDS encoding amino acid ABC transporter ATP-binding protein, translated to MSGVSVAKGTEGAVPASGDLVVLNNVNKHFGALHVLQDIDLTIARGEVVVVIGPSGSGKSTLCRTINRLETIDSGAISIDGRPLPQEGRELARLRADVGMVFQSFNLFAHKTVLENVMLGQVKVRKTEKQAAEQKARDLLDRVGVGTQADKYPAQLSGGQQQRVAIARALAMDPKVMLFDEPTSALDPEMINEVLEVMQQLARDGMTMIVVTHEMGFARSAANRVVFMADGKIVEEAAPDQFFSNPRSDRAKDFLSKILHH